Proteins encoded within one genomic window of Chitinivibrionales bacterium:
- the amrA gene encoding AmmeMemoRadiSam system protein A: MKPFAIIPSIVLILGALLMNSINCDASPKPDGKKQAVDAKKQASSPDELSPDVKAFLLKLARRNLEAAVKDQAPVAPSDTPSMTKEFRGCFVTLTKKGELRGCIGYIEGIKPLFEAVMDNARNAALEDPRFPPVRPAELGDIKVEVSVLTKPVPLTYKDPDDLLARLVPGEDGIILTKGYHQSTFLPQVWGQLPDKVDFLEHLSLKGGMPPDGWKTAEVKRYRAVHFEEQ, encoded by the coding sequence ATGAAACCCTTTGCAATAATTCCTTCCATTGTCCTTATCCTCGGAGCACTGCTTATGAACTCCATCAATTGCGACGCTTCGCCCAAGCCGGACGGGAAAAAACAAGCCGTCGATGCAAAAAAACAGGCGTCCTCGCCCGACGAATTATCGCCGGATGTCAAGGCGTTTTTGCTCAAGCTCGCGCGCCGGAACCTCGAGGCCGCGGTAAAGGACCAGGCGCCGGTCGCGCCGTCCGACACGCCGAGCATGACCAAGGAATTCCGCGGCTGCTTTGTGACGCTCACGAAGAAAGGCGAGCTGCGCGGCTGCATCGGGTACATCGAGGGCATCAAGCCGCTGTTCGAGGCAGTGATGGACAACGCCAGGAACGCCGCGCTCGAAGACCCGCGTTTTCCGCCGGTGAGGCCGGCCGAGCTCGGCGACATCAAGGTGGAGGTTTCGGTGCTGACCAAACCCGTGCCGTTAACGTACAAAGATCCCGACGACCTCCTCGCCCGGCTCGTGCCCGGCGAGGACGGCATCATCCTCACCAAGGGTTACCATCAGTCAACCTTTCTACCGCAGGTGTGGGGCCAGCTCCCGGACAAGGTCGATTTCCTCGAGCACCTTTCCCTGAAGGGCGGCATGCCGCCGGACGGGTGGAAAACAGCAGAAGTGAAGCGCTACCGTGCCGTGCATTTCGAGGAGCAGTAG